The Gillisia sp. Hel_I_86 genome has a segment encoding these proteins:
- a CDS encoding primase-helicase family protein encodes MIVENSYIRVEASYYKIVEAPTIAGQINEILVAWNIETIRQDHGKTFLASIPKFDGFTCIPDHLNFKSTYNNFYNTYSPLSHRVSKGTCTTSLEFVTHIFGDHFELGLDYLQLLYTKPIQILPILCLVSRERSTGKSTFLKWLKQIFENNLTYLTNDSFSSQFNADWANKLLICIDEVLFNKEELTERIKYLSTTNFNKLEAKGKDKREVEFFGKFILCSNNEENFIKIDHHETRFWVLKVPSIKKEYTGFLEALEKEIPAFLYFLQNRSLHSPHQTRMWFTPKQIETPALTKLVQNNRNRVEKELASMLLMVMENHDLEEIKFCPLDILNALSKTRLRTDLTQIRKILKKDWKLENITNSNRYQKFTLWGDGSMNLSDAKGRYFTINKSYLLENFEDQKSD; translated from the coding sequence ATGATAGTTGAAAATTCATATATACGGGTAGAGGCCAGTTATTATAAAATAGTTGAAGCACCAACCATTGCTGGGCAGATAAATGAAATACTGGTCGCTTGGAACATTGAAACCATTCGACAAGACCATGGCAAAACATTTCTAGCTAGTATTCCGAAATTCGATGGCTTTACCTGTATTCCAGACCATCTAAACTTTAAATCCACCTATAACAACTTTTACAATACCTACTCCCCACTGAGCCATAGGGTCTCGAAAGGGACTTGTACTACATCTTTAGAATTTGTAACACATATTTTCGGGGATCATTTCGAACTAGGCCTGGATTATCTTCAGCTTTTATATACCAAACCCATTCAGATACTTCCCATTCTTTGCTTAGTATCCCGGGAACGCTCCACGGGTAAAAGCACCTTCTTGAAATGGCTCAAGCAGATTTTTGAAAACAATCTGACCTATCTCACCAATGATAGCTTCAGCAGCCAGTTCAATGCTGATTGGGCGAATAAGTTGTTGATCTGTATCGATGAAGTGCTGTTCAATAAAGAAGAGCTCACCGAGCGGATCAAATATTTAAGCACGACCAATTTCAATAAACTGGAAGCAAAGGGAAAGGACAAGCGCGAAGTAGAATTCTTTGGGAAGTTTATCCTTTGTAGCAATAACGAAGAGAATTTTATTAAAATAGATCATCATGAAACCCGGTTCTGGGTGTTGAAGGTTCCCTCGATCAAAAAGGAATATACGGGATTTTTGGAGGCACTGGAAAAAGAGATTCCTGCGTTTTTGTATTTCCTTCAGAATCGATCATTGCATAGCCCGCATCAAACTCGGATGTGGTTTACTCCGAAACAGATTGAAACACCCGCCCTGACCAAACTGGTTCAGAACAATCGGAATAGGGTGGAGAAGGAGCTGGCTAGTATGCTACTTATGGTGATGGAAAATCACGATCTCGAAGAAATCAAGTTTTGTCCATTGGATATACTAAACGCCTTGAGTAAAACAAGGTTGAGAACCGATTTGACCCAGATCCGTAAAATTCTAAAGAAAGATTGGAAGCTTGAAAATATAACGAACTCGAACCGCTACCAAAAGTTCACATTGTGGGGAGATGGCAGTATGAACCTTTCAGATGCCAAAGGACGCTATTTCACCATAAATAAAAGTTACCTCTTGGAGAATTTTGAAGATCAAAAATCTGACTGA
- a CDS encoding outer membrane beta-barrel protein — protein MKNTRQLNRGAKILFCLLSCMFFSTVHAQQYSVGLKAGLNYSMNNEGSEIAGGGDSFSAESKIGYVLGAFAEVEFGKFFMRPEILYNHTTAEFPFSPNPSEYVVNKVSIPLLIGYNIFGPIDIYAGPSYQFFTEQTLENIMAPLEQEYNNLAAQIGIKVVFRRFELDLRYDFTFTSDDNQLVDINGVMNNAYFDDGRLNQAMLSLSYKLFGSNIAPARRKDNCYF, from the coding sequence ATGAAGAATACACGTCAGTTAAATAGAGGAGCGAAAATCCTTTTTTGTCTATTAAGTTGTATGTTTTTCTCCACTGTACACGCTCAACAATATAGCGTAGGCTTAAAAGCAGGATTAAATTATAGTATGAATAATGAAGGTTCAGAAATCGCAGGTGGGGGTGATAGTTTTAGTGCTGAGTCTAAAATTGGATATGTGCTAGGAGCCTTTGCAGAAGTTGAATTCGGGAAATTTTTTATGCGTCCAGAAATTCTTTATAATCATACCACCGCAGAATTTCCCTTTTCTCCAAATCCCTCGGAATACGTTGTAAATAAAGTGAGCATCCCACTCTTAATAGGTTATAATATTTTTGGACCGATAGATATTTACGCAGGCCCTTCTTATCAATTTTTTACAGAGCAAACCCTGGAAAATATAATGGCACCTTTAGAACAGGAATATAATAATTTGGCTGCACAAATTGGAATAAAAGTGGTCTTTCGTCGGTTCGAACTCGATCTTCGGTACGATTTTACTTTTACATCCGATGATAATCAGTTGGTGGATATTAATGGTGTTATGAACAATGCGTATTTTGATGATGGCCGACTCAATCAGGCTATGTTAAGCCTGAGTTATAAACTATTCGGGAGCAATATTGCTCCTGCCCGTCGGAAAGACAATTGTTATTTTTAA
- a CDS encoding DUF808 family protein → MASGFFALLDDVAALMDDVAVMGKLAGKKTAGILGDDLAVNAEKASGFMSSREIPVLWAITKGSLLNKLIILPLAFVLSWLLPSAITIILLLGGLYLAYEGAEKIYEWVFPHHHKTVKPELREITEEEALSLEKEKIKSAVITDFILSVEIVIIALGTVASESLNIQIIVVTIIALVATVGVYGIVALIIRMDNFGAKLISLNERDDSLSDIIGRFLVNALPMVIKSLSVIGTIALLLVSGGIFVHKIPYFHGFAEKIPSIVTEFLVGLVIGIVVLLIIKLTTKVWKKISA, encoded by the coding sequence ATGGCTTCAGGCTTTTTTGCACTTCTAGATGATGTTGCAGCTCTTATGGATGATGTTGCAGTAATGGGAAAATTAGCTGGTAAAAAAACCGCAGGCATATTGGGAGATGATCTTGCAGTTAATGCGGAAAAAGCTTCGGGCTTCATGTCTTCTCGGGAAATACCAGTATTATGGGCTATTACAAAAGGCTCTCTCCTAAATAAACTAATCATCCTGCCATTGGCTTTCGTTCTAAGCTGGTTATTACCATCGGCTATTACTATAATTTTATTACTGGGAGGTTTGTACCTGGCGTATGAAGGCGCTGAAAAAATTTATGAATGGGTATTTCCTCATCATCATAAAACAGTAAAACCAGAACTCAGAGAAATCACCGAAGAAGAAGCTTTAAGCTTGGAGAAAGAAAAAATTAAATCGGCAGTAATAACAGATTTTATACTTTCCGTAGAAATAGTTATTATAGCATTAGGTACTGTTGCAAGTGAATCTCTAAATATTCAAATTATTGTGGTTACAATTATAGCTTTAGTTGCCACAGTTGGAGTTTATGGTATTGTTGCCTTAATTATTAGAATGGACAATTTTGGAGCAAAACTTATATCATTAAATGAAAGAGATGACAGCCTTTCAGATATTATAGGAAGGTTTCTGGTAAATGCGTTGCCAATGGTTATTAAGAGTCTTTCTGTAATTGGTACTATAGCACTTCTACTGGTTTCTGGAGGAATTTTTGTACATAAAATACCTTATTTTCATGGTTTTGCTGAAAAGATTCCCAGTATAGTAACTGAATTTTTGGTGGGATTGGTTATTGGTATTGTCGTCTTATTGATAATTAAACTTACAACTAAAGTCTGGAAAAAAATCTCTGCTTAA
- the mbpA gene encoding mobilization protein MbpA, whose protein sequence is MKREYIQIRCSIYEKKLLKKRAARAGVSLSEYLRSTAFERNIVERITPEQLECYQLLIQYKNNFSRIGNMFKKSNPQLTREVLQLAQEIRGHLKNFRK, encoded by the coding sequence ATGAAACGGGAATACATCCAGATACGCTGCTCGATCTACGAGAAAAAGCTGCTCAAAAAAAGAGCGGCCAGGGCAGGGGTTTCCCTTTCAGAATATCTGCGCTCTACGGCATTTGAAAGAAACATTGTAGAGCGGATTACCCCGGAACAGTTGGAATGTTACCAGCTTCTGATTCAATATAAAAACAACTTTAGCCGAATCGGTAACATGTTTAAAAAGAGCAATCCCCAGCTGACTAGGGAAGTACTGCAATTGGCGCAAGAGATTAGAGGTCATTTAAAAAACTTCAGAAAATGA
- a CDS encoding transporter substrate-binding domain-containing protein, whose translation MKSIITLFLISIFFFSEIGIAQETDSLQSPRIKSKLVIGITETPPFIVKEGSDFSGLSISSWELINETLNLKYEYKTYPSLIRLMEAVENNEVDLSINPVTVTNPRMKRLDFSQPYFISYTGIAKKSETMIWSYLANMFSWKFLSAILILLGVILLFGFLVWLFERKKNKEEFGGGVKGIFHGFWWSAVTMTTVGYGDKSPKTFGGRFIGLIWMFMAIIMISSLTAGIASSLTVQNISDEISNIQDLDNFEVITVAGSSAQELLNQYNIRSEEVANEKEGIQKIQDKESALFVYDQPILKFEIDRRNLNDELEVLQQTLKRDYYSYSFPKGSMLVKEINPVLIATLKTMEWNNLIKDLT comes from the coding sequence ATGAAATCTATAATAACCCTATTTCTAATAAGCATTTTCTTTTTTTCAGAAATAGGGATCGCACAGGAAACAGACTCATTACAATCTCCGCGCATAAAGAGCAAACTTGTTATAGGAATTACTGAAACACCTCCATTTATAGTAAAAGAGGGCAGTGATTTTTCTGGATTGAGTATTTCCTCTTGGGAACTAATTAATGAAACTCTCAACTTGAAATATGAGTATAAAACCTATCCCTCTCTAATACGGTTAATGGAGGCAGTTGAAAATAATGAAGTAGACTTAAGTATCAATCCCGTGACTGTGACAAATCCAAGAATGAAACGCTTGGATTTCTCCCAACCATATTTCATTTCGTATACGGGTATCGCAAAAAAAAGTGAAACTATGATTTGGTCTTATCTTGCCAATATGTTTAGCTGGAAATTTTTATCAGCAATACTAATCCTTTTGGGGGTAATCCTTCTTTTTGGTTTTCTTGTATGGCTTTTTGAAAGGAAAAAAAATAAAGAGGAATTTGGAGGAGGAGTAAAAGGGATTTTCCATGGTTTTTGGTGGAGTGCTGTGACTATGACTACTGTAGGTTATGGTGATAAATCTCCTAAAACCTTTGGAGGTCGGTTTATTGGACTTATTTGGATGTTTATGGCAATAATAATGATTTCTAGTTTAACTGCGGGAATTGCATCTTCTCTTACGGTTCAAAATATTTCGGACGAGATAAGCAACATTCAGGATTTGGATAATTTTGAAGTAATTACGGTAGCCGGATCAAGTGCACAGGAGCTTCTTAATCAATATAACATTAGAAGTGAAGAAGTAGCAAACGAAAAGGAGGGTATTCAAAAAATTCAGGATAAAGAGTCTGCTTTGTTTGTTTATGACCAGCCAATATTAAAATTCGAAATCGACAGAAGAAATTTGAATGATGAGCTCGAAGTCCTTCAGCAGACTTTAAAGAGAGATTATTACAGTTACAGTTTTCCAAAAGGATCGATGCTTGTGAAAGAAATTAACCCAGTACTTATCGCCACTTTAAAAACTATGGAATGGAACAATCTTATAAAAGATTTGACTTAG
- a CDS encoding IS1595 family transposase, translated as MEQRFKSLSLFEFQERYSSKGDCLAYLAELKWGNGFLCRKCGHGKSCKGVPAASRQCTSCNYTESPTANTLFHMVKFDLVKAFYIVYFVATNKKGITSTELSRKLELRQKTCWSFKRKVMKAMKSSGDHPITGTAEVDETVFGGQEEGVRGRKNGSKKLVVVGIQKKKKGVSRLYAREISHADAASLGDFMKHHIAVDANVTTDQWSGYGPLAKVFENLVQIPSGKKGANFPDLHRAIMNLKGWLRGMHHHVWDLQDYLDEYCYRFNRSFMKEGIFENLMIRMVNASPCLIKNISN; from the coding sequence ATGGAGCAAAGATTTAAAAGCCTATCTCTTTTCGAGTTTCAGGAACGGTATTCCTCGAAAGGAGACTGCCTCGCCTATTTGGCAGAGCTAAAATGGGGCAACGGTTTTTTATGCCGTAAATGCGGGCATGGGAAATCCTGTAAGGGCGTGCCAGCTGCTTCGCGGCAGTGCACCAGTTGCAATTATACGGAGTCCCCGACTGCCAACACACTTTTTCATATGGTCAAGTTCGATCTTGTCAAGGCGTTCTACATAGTCTATTTCGTGGCCACAAACAAAAAGGGCATCACCTCTACCGAACTCAGCCGAAAATTGGAGCTTAGGCAAAAGACCTGCTGGTCTTTCAAGCGCAAGGTCATGAAGGCCATGAAAAGCTCTGGAGACCACCCCATAACCGGAACCGCCGAAGTGGACGAAACAGTCTTTGGTGGACAGGAAGAGGGGGTGCGTGGAAGAAAAAATGGGAGCAAAAAGCTCGTGGTAGTTGGTATTCAGAAAAAGAAAAAGGGCGTTTCAAGGCTCTACGCCCGAGAGATATCCCATGCCGATGCAGCATCGTTGGGTGATTTCATGAAGCATCATATCGCTGTAGATGCCAATGTGACCACTGACCAATGGTCAGGTTATGGCCCCTTGGCCAAGGTCTTCGAGAATCTAGTGCAGATCCCGTCGGGAAAGAAAGGAGCCAATTTCCCCGATCTCCATAGGGCTATAATGAACCTCAAGGGATGGCTCAGGGGAATGCACCACCACGTCTGGGACCTTCAGGACTATTTGGATGAGTACTGCTATAGGTTCAACCGAAGCTTCATGAAGGAAGGAATATTCGAAAATCTTATGATACGAATGGTAAACGCATCGCCATGTCTTATAAAAAATATTAGTAATTAA
- a CDS encoding site-specific integrase yields MQDQLSILFYTRKSKDKNAIQATVYLRITYEGRRVELSTMRKVTLSKWNLKANKVIGTSIEAKQVNRNLDIIKNRIYEIYQKFLDNKEEISALKIKDVYLGNNDSQKSIIEMFEEHNSRMKKLVGKDYSFRTLQRYETTKKHITSFVLLNYKIKDYPVKDIDVKFINSFIYYLKTELDISHNSSLKYLSYLKKIVRVAYANGWIEKDPFYNFKLKLQVIEREFLTKEEIITLMEKQFTIPRIEHVRDVFLFSCYTGLAYSDVFKLTSDDIVKGIDGSQWIKIKRTKTKTLSSIPILPVAEKIIEKYKHLDSPTGKLLPVYSNQRMNSYLKEIADRCELKKNLTFHMARHTFATTVTLSNGVPIESVSKMLGHRSLKITQHYAKILDEKLSEDMNLLKKRIAIEDNKRI; encoded by the coding sequence ATGCAAGATCAATTATCAATATTATTCTATACAAGAAAAAGTAAAGATAAAAACGCTATTCAAGCCACTGTTTATCTGCGAATCACCTACGAAGGCAGAAGAGTTGAATTAAGTACAATGAGGAAAGTTACACTCTCAAAGTGGAATCTTAAAGCAAATAAAGTGATTGGAACATCCATTGAAGCTAAACAAGTAAATCGGAATTTAGACATTATCAAAAATAGGATTTATGAAATTTATCAAAAATTTTTAGACAATAAAGAGGAGATTTCGGCTCTAAAAATTAAAGATGTGTACTTAGGAAATAATGATAGCCAGAAATCCATAATTGAAATGTTCGAAGAACATAATTCTAGAATGAAAAAATTGGTTGGTAAAGATTATTCTTTTAGAACACTACAGCGATATGAAACAACAAAAAAACATATCACTTCTTTTGTTTTATTAAATTATAAAATCAAGGATTATCCGGTGAAGGATATTGATGTTAAATTCATCAATAGTTTTATCTATTATTTAAAAACAGAACTGGATATTTCACATAACTCTTCATTAAAGTATCTCTCTTACCTTAAAAAGATTGTACGAGTTGCGTATGCAAATGGTTGGATAGAAAAAGATCCTTTTTATAATTTCAAACTTAAACTTCAGGTTATAGAACGCGAATTCTTAACCAAAGAGGAGATCATTACACTAATGGAAAAGCAATTCACTATTCCGCGAATTGAGCACGTGAGGGATGTTTTTCTTTTTTCATGTTATACAGGGCTTGCTTATAGCGACGTGTTTAAACTTACTTCAGATGATATTGTAAAGGGAATTGATGGTAGCCAATGGATTAAAATAAAAAGAACCAAGACTAAAACGTTGAGCAGTATTCCTATACTTCCAGTGGCTGAAAAAATTATAGAAAAATATAAACACCTTGATAGTCCAACAGGAAAATTACTCCCAGTGTATTCTAACCAACGAATGAATAGTTATTTAAAGGAAATAGCCGATCGCTGCGAATTAAAAAAGAATTTGACTTTTCATATGGCCAGGCATACGTTTGCTACCACTGTTACCCTTTCCAATGGTGTGCCTATAGAGTCAGTAAGTAAAATGCTTGGACATCGATCCCTTAAAATAACGCAACATTATGCTAAAATTTTGGACGAGAAATTGAGTGAGGATATGAATTTATTGAAGAAAAGAATTGCTATAGAAGATAATAAAAGAATATAG
- a CDS encoding transcription termination/antitermination protein NusG has translation MPWYVVRTKPRHELKSAKILENLGMDIYCPVVTEVRQWSDRKKKVTMPLFKSYLFVQLDLKNRSDVFQAPGILCFVDWLEKPAIVRDDEIEIIKTWLNNETLGDFELTNFKKGDEIEIKNGSLANKKAIIQGVGTKKLKLILSELGWTLTVNIQDVI, from the coding sequence ATGCCTTGGTATGTAGTCCGCACAAAGCCCCGACATGAACTAAAGTCGGCTAAAATCTTGGAAAATCTTGGTATGGATATTTACTGTCCTGTAGTTACAGAAGTTAGACAATGGAGCGATCGCAAGAAAAAAGTTACTATGCCTCTTTTTAAATCCTACTTATTTGTACAGTTAGATTTAAAAAATAGGAGCGATGTTTTTCAAGCTCCTGGGATTTTGTGTTTTGTAGACTGGCTCGAAAAGCCTGCTATTGTTCGTGATGATGAAATTGAAATAATAAAAACTTGGTTAAATAATGAAACATTAGGAGATTTCGAGCTTACAAATTTTAAAAAAGGGGATGAAATTGAAATTAAGAACGGGAGCCTTGCCAATAAGAAGGCAATAATTCAAGGGGTAGGCACCAAAAAATTAAAATTGATTCTTTCAGAACTGGGATGGACACTTACTGTCAATATTCAAGATGTAATTTAA
- a CDS encoding ATP-binding protein: MNFARHISFHLEEWKEETNRKPLVIRGARQVGKTTLVKDFAKKYEHSIFLNLEKVADRRLFEEYDDVETIVEALFLTNNIPSVDIDDTLLFIDEIQELPKAIQFLRYFYEDRPKLHVIAAGSLLEFAIKDVISFPVGRIQYLYLYPLNFAEYLKALKHEKAFDQLNTIPVKPFAHSTLMNLFHRYAIIGGMPEVIKADLKNKNLADLPKIYESIWGTYKNDVEKYTSNSTERRVIKHIMDVAHLYVDERIKFQNFGNSNYKSREVGEAMRNLDDAKIIQLIYPTTDADNPIKSNLKKSPRLQFLDTGLINHALGIQAQMLGMQDLSNSFKGAIIPHLITQELISLNTMTNAKPNFWVRDKNQSSSEVALVYPYKDKVIPIEIKSGAKGTLRSLHQFIERADHPYAIRIYGGKFTVEESKTINGTPFLLMNLPYYLGTQLPNYIEYFVKNYTLEP, encoded by the coding sequence ATGAATTTCGCAAGGCATATCAGTTTTCATTTGGAAGAATGGAAAGAAGAAACGAACAGGAAGCCTTTAGTAATAAGAGGGGCAAGACAAGTTGGTAAAACCACTTTGGTAAAAGATTTCGCAAAAAAATATGAGCATTCCATATTTTTAAATTTGGAAAAAGTTGCGGATAGAAGATTATTCGAAGAATATGATGATGTAGAAACTATAGTGGAAGCCCTATTCCTTACCAATAATATACCTTCTGTAGATATAGACGATACTTTATTATTTATAGATGAAATTCAAGAGTTGCCAAAAGCTATCCAGTTTTTGCGTTATTTTTATGAAGATAGACCAAAACTGCATGTTATTGCGGCGGGTTCTTTACTTGAGTTTGCTATAAAGGATGTGATAAGTTTCCCCGTGGGACGTATCCAATATTTATATTTATACCCCCTTAACTTCGCTGAATATCTCAAAGCTCTTAAACACGAAAAAGCATTTGACCAATTAAATACTATTCCAGTAAAACCTTTTGCCCATTCAACACTAATGAATTTATTCCATAGATATGCCATTATTGGTGGTATGCCAGAAGTAATTAAAGCCGATTTAAAAAACAAAAACTTAGCTGACTTACCTAAGATTTATGAGAGCATTTGGGGCACTTATAAGAATGATGTGGAGAAATACACATCCAATTCTACAGAAAGACGCGTTATAAAACATATTATGGACGTAGCACATTTATATGTGGATGAACGAATCAAATTTCAAAATTTTGGAAATTCTAATTATAAATCCAGGGAAGTAGGGGAGGCTATGCGTAATTTAGATGATGCCAAAATCATTCAACTTATTTACCCTACCACAGATGCCGATAATCCAATTAAATCCAATTTAAAAAAGTCCCCTAGACTCCAGTTTTTGGATACGGGATTAATAAACCATGCTCTGGGAATTCAGGCGCAGATGTTGGGAATGCAAGATTTAAGCAATTCCTTTAAAGGAGCTATAATTCCACATCTAATTACCCAGGAACTAATTTCTTTAAATACAATGACCAATGCGAAACCAAATTTCTGGGTCAGAGATAAAAATCAATCATCCTCCGAGGTGGCTTTGGTTTACCCGTATAAAGATAAAGTGATTCCCATAGAAATAAAATCGGGGGCAAAAGGTACTCTCAGATCCCTGCATCAATTTATAGAAAGAGCAGACCATCCATACGCAATAAGAATTTATGGAGGGAAGTTTACTGTTGAAGAATCAAAGACCATTAATGGTACTCCATTTTTATTAATGAATTTACCTTATTATTTGGGCACACAACTTCCAAATTATATTGAGTATTTTGTAAAGAATTATACTCTAGAACCATAA
- a CDS encoding toprim domain-containing protein — protein sequence MKEKRLTCERARSICIVETLAKLGHFPNRTTEKEAWFLSPLRSETQASFKVSLKLNRWYDFGMGKGGNVIDLVCLISNCSVGEALRYLSHDKPIFSFQQPSNILDSNFDKNTILEVRTISQGFLKKYLYARGISLQIAQKYCKEVWYTCKGKKYHALGLQNIESGWELRNPYSKTSTSPKTYTYLKDHSDRLILVEGMFDLLSLAELFPNELENSDVIILNSLSFLEQVSLLFKKYNRVELYLDNDQSGNNYSEELIQKYKNIIDKSNLFNGYKDLNEKLISIKKKRSSMKKYN from the coding sequence ATGAAAGAAAAAAGATTGACCTGTGAAAGAGCCCGTAGTATTTGCATCGTTGAAACACTCGCAAAACTAGGGCACTTTCCAAACAGGACAACGGAGAAAGAAGCTTGGTTTCTGAGTCCCCTGCGGTCAGAAACCCAAGCCTCTTTCAAAGTTTCTTTAAAACTGAATCGATGGTATGATTTCGGAATGGGCAAAGGTGGAAATGTGATTGATTTGGTATGCCTTATTTCCAATTGTTCGGTGGGTGAGGCGCTTCGATATCTATCTCATGACAAACCTATTTTTTCATTTCAACAGCCGTCTAATATTTTGGATAGTAATTTCGATAAGAACACCATTCTGGAAGTCAGAACGATCTCTCAAGGTTTTCTAAAGAAGTATTTGTACGCAAGAGGTATTTCTCTCCAGATAGCACAGAAATATTGTAAGGAGGTCTGGTATACCTGTAAAGGAAAGAAATATCACGCCCTCGGACTTCAAAATATTGAAAGCGGCTGGGAACTAAGGAACCCTTATTCCAAAACTTCCACTTCACCAAAAACCTATACCTATTTAAAAGATCATTCAGATCGTCTCATTCTAGTAGAAGGAATGTTCGACCTGTTATCCCTGGCTGAATTGTTTCCGAATGAATTGGAGAACTCTGATGTAATTATACTGAACTCGCTCTCTTTTTTAGAACAAGTAAGCCTGCTTTTTAAGAAATATAATAGGGTTGAGCTGTATCTGGATAATGATCAATCGGGAAATAACTATTCGGAAGAGCTGATCCAAAAGTATAAGAACATCATAGATAAAAGTAATCTGTTTAATGGCTACAAAGACCTGAATGAGAAACTGATTTCAATAAAGAAGAAAAGAAGTTCAATGAAGAAGTATAACTAG
- a CDS encoding relaxase/mobilization nuclease domain-containing protein: MIGKGHSIARTGASIDYGWNQEKDAEVVFKEHLAGDSPKEITEEFKIIQSQNERCVNNTLSFILSPTVEDGQQMSKAQLQEITKLFLKEMELKNRQAIAFVHRDKAHTHVHVYVNRIGFDGKAYNDSFIGKRSQLAADNVAKQLGLTRVREVQQEKLQELKGQRSAIKHISDRVLETRPKSIDEYISKMKLNQVKVIPSINKSNQLQGFRFEYKGVNLKGSDVHRSMTGGKLIGEITQNSGYTKMNEVPSSLKLLDKTVQLSANMAAGIAKNLVKQVIKRSLDVGIGF, encoded by the coding sequence ATGATAGGGAAAGGTCATTCCATAGCAAGAACGGGGGCATCTATTGATTATGGGTGGAACCAAGAGAAAGATGCGGAAGTGGTTTTTAAAGAGCACCTAGCTGGTGACTCCCCTAAAGAGATCACTGAAGAATTTAAGATCATTCAGTCGCAAAACGAGCGATGTGTCAATAATACGCTCAGTTTTATTCTAAGTCCTACCGTTGAAGATGGGCAGCAGATGAGCAAAGCACAACTACAAGAGATCACCAAACTATTCCTGAAGGAAATGGAGTTAAAAAATAGACAAGCCATTGCTTTTGTACATCGGGATAAGGCACATACCCACGTTCATGTATATGTCAATAGGATTGGTTTTGATGGTAAAGCCTATAACGATAGTTTTATTGGCAAACGAAGTCAGCTAGCTGCAGACAATGTTGCAAAACAGCTCGGACTTACAAGAGTCCGCGAAGTGCAGCAAGAAAAACTACAAGAATTAAAAGGGCAGCGATCGGCCATCAAACATATTAGTGACCGGGTTCTGGAAACCAGACCTAAATCTATAGATGAATATATCAGCAAGATGAAGCTGAACCAAGTAAAAGTGATTCCAAGTATCAACAAGTCAAATCAATTACAAGGCTTTCGGTTTGAATATAAGGGAGTGAATTTGAAGGGAAGCGACGTTCACAGATCGATGACTGGGGGTAAACTCATTGGGGAGATCACTCAAAATTCAGGATATACAAAAATGAATGAAGTTCCTAGCAGTTTGAAGCTCCTAGATAAAACAGTACAATTAAGTGCTAATATGGCAGCAGGAATAGCCAAAAACTTAGTGAAACAGGTAATAAAAAGAAGCTTAGATGTGGGAATAGGATTTTAA
- a CDS encoding DUF6730 family protein, whose translation MKKLDEIMELMTDEMADFKAAIIRLEELSKQLSNFSIPISTEALDNNLNAFLEKQEEENRLKDDVLKEIEKKLKYARIIPNYLLILFCSLGLILLSLLGYFGYSLKERQNENFELYQILMETNNEKYQEYFSKKPEVQDDFKQWLKEKK comes from the coding sequence ATGAAAAAGCTAGACGAAATAATGGAGCTCATGACCGATGAGATGGCAGATTTTAAAGCAGCTATTATAAGACTTGAAGAGCTTTCAAAACAACTATCCAATTTTAGTATTCCCATTAGTACCGAGGCTTTGGATAACAACCTGAATGCCTTTTTGGAAAAACAGGAAGAAGAGAATAGGTTGAAAGATGACGTTCTCAAAGAGATAGAGAAGAAATTAAAATATGCACGGATAATTCCTAATTACCTTTTGATTCTGTTTTGTTCACTGGGTCTCATTTTATTAAGTCTCTTGGGTTATTTTGGATATTCCTTGAAAGAAAGACAGAACGAAAATTTTGAACTCTATCAAATCCTCATGGAAACTAACAATGAAAAATATCAAGAATATTTCTCAAAAAAACCGGAAGTACAAGATGATTTTAAGCAGTGGTTAAAGGAGAAAAAATAG